GCGCGACCAGCCGCGCGCGCCGAGGGTCACCGTGTGGCGCCCCGCGGGCAGGCGCGCGCGACCGAAGACGACGCGCGCAGGGAGGGTCTCCCAGCTCCGCGTGTCCGGCGTGTCGGCCGCCGTGAGCGCGGCCTGCGTGAACAGCGAGAGCAGCGTGCCGATGAGGTCGCCGTTCTTGCCGCCCGCGGCGCTGCCCACCGCGCCCACCGCCGAGCCGGCGGCGTAGCGCGCGATCATGCGGGTGATGGCGCTCGCGATGATGCGGCCCTCGATGCGCTCCCACGCGCGCCGCACCTCGCGCGAGACGTCGGCGACCTGCGAGAGCTCGAGGTAGCGCCCGTCGAGCTGGGCCGAGGGCGTCGCGTACGCCCCCTGCCCGGGCGCGAGCCTCGGGAAGTTGATCCAGGTGACGAGCCCCTGCGCGGCGAGCTTGTTCGCGGCGGCGACGTCGGGCCCGTGCACGTGGCCAGCGGCCAGCGTGAGCGCGAGGCCAATGGGGACGCGCTCAGCAATTTTGTGGGGCACGCGGCCGTGCCCGACGACGATGAGCACGTCGCCCGCGTCGGGATCGGACGGGGTGTCGCCCCTCCCTCCCCCGCTCTGCGCCAGCGCCGTGAGGCGAGGGCTCGAGTAGTTTCCGCGCGGGAGCAGATCGTGGACGGCGGGCGCGAGCGCGGGGTACGCGCCGAACGCGAGCGCCTCGTCGTAGTAGCGGAGCGCCTCGTCGGTGTCGCCCGACTTCTCGAAGGCGAAGCCCGCGAGCACGCCGCCGAGCGCGAGCATTCCGTTGTCGGATTCCTTCAGAACATCGCGCAGATAGCGCGTCATGACGGCGAGCCGCCGCGCCTCGACCTTGGCCCCCGAGAGGTCTCCCGTCTCCAGGTAGTTCAGCATGTTCAGCGCGTTGATGAGCAGCTTCTCGTGCGGCGGCGCGATGTACTTGCCCGCGGAGTCGCTGAAGACCCACGTGCCGATGGCATCGAGCGACGACTTCGACAGGTCGAGCATGTCGATGGCCTTGTCGGCCGCCTGGAAGTCGCGCTTGCTGTCGTCGAACGCGAGGACCGACTGCTGGATGCTCGCTCGGTCGAGCACGAGGAGCGCGTTGTCGCCGACCACCTCCGCGGGGAGATCCTTCGAGCTCTTCACCTCGAGCTCCTCGTTCACCGCCGCGAGCGCCGCCTTGGAGTCGCCCTCGTCGAGCGCGGTGCGCATGCGGAGCGTGCGCGCCTCGTGGCCGCCGCAGCCGCTGAGGACGAGCGCCGCGCCGGCGATCGACGCCGCCGCGACCGCGCGAGCGAGGCGTGCGAGGGTGCGCACCTAGCGCACCATTTTGGTCACGTAGGCCTTGTGCTGCCAGACGATGGCGCTCGTCTCGACCTCGATCACCTGCATGAACATGAAGTACTGCACGCGGCGAGCGTCCTCGGAGCGCTCGTCGGCGGCCTGCACCTTGCCGGTCACGTAGTACTTCACGCCGAGCTGGCGCCCGTACTTGGGCACGCTCGCCTGGTTGAACACGCCGCTCCGGCCGCCTTCGACCTCGGCGATCATCGCGTTCTGACGCTCACGGCTGATGAGCTTCACGACCTGCGACTCGATGAGCCAGGACTCGGTCTCGCTCAAAATCGCGTCGAGCTGCGAGTCGATGTGCTCGCTCGTGGTGTTCGCGAAGGGGAAGATGGCCACGGTGGCCTGGGGATTCTGCGTGCGCCACTGGTTCATGATGGGCGCGGAGCGCAGGTGGTTGAGGTTCTCGTGGAGCATCCGCTGGATGTCCTCCTTGTCGAGGCCGGTGCTCATCGCGGCGTTGTCGATGCTGGGCTCCTGAGAGCCCCGCACGACCTCGCGACCGCCGCAGCCCACGGCGAACGTACCCAACGTACCCAACGTACCCAACGTACCGAGCGCACCGAGCGCA
The window above is part of the Myxococcales bacterium genome. Proteins encoded here:
- a CDS encoding penicillin-binding protein activator LpoB codes for the protein MSRFFRNVARLAAPLVAVGALGALGALGTLGTLGTLGTFAVGCGGREVVRGSQEPSIDNAAMSTGLDKEDIQRMLHENLNHLRSAPIMNQWRTQNPQATVAIFPFANTTSEHIDSQLDAILSETESWLIESQVVKLISRERQNAMIAEVEGGRSGVFNQASVPKYGRQLGVKYYVTGKVQAADERSEDARRVQYFMFMQVIEVETSAIVWQHKAYVTKMVR